The sequence TGCTCTATTTTATCCTCAACTTTCTGGCATTTAATTTCATCTTTATGTTGTTGATTCTTCCCTTTCACATTTGAAGATCATTATCTTTCATAGTGAACTAGATAGATACAAAAGAGAAGttgaacatttttaattttctcatctcttcAGGACCTAAAATATTAAACTGTCAGAAGAAAACCTGTAATATCCAAAGTGtagttcttttaaatatttctttcctgTGGATGAAGTAAAAATATCTCAATTGTTCTGGGAATTTCCACTTCTCTTCCCTCTTGTAATTGAATCCTCAGGAGTcagcatttattatatttttctcaatAGCAATGATACAGTTTTAAAGAGAGCTAGTTCAAGCCAGAAAGTTGTCAActttaaaatggaatggaattgaAACTGAAGTCAATTTATGTTGCAGAAATCAAAATGATGGGGGACTTGGAGACTGTTGTGGTGCAACAGGAGAGAGGATGATGTAGCAAGAAATGGGGCTGGGCTGACTGAGAGCTTGGCTCTCATCTTGGCTCTGCCGATAGCTACATGTGTGACCTGCGCTATAACCCTCTGGAAACTTATCATTCacaagaagaattgatgcttttgaactgtggtgttggagaagactcttgagagtcccttggactgtaaagagatccaaccagtccattctaaaggagatcagccctgggatttctttggaaggaatgatgctaaagctgaaactccagtactttggccacctcatgcgaagagttgactcattggaaaagactctgatgctgggagggattgggggcaggaggagaaggggacgacagaggatgagatggctggatggcatcactgactcgatggacatgagtctgagttaactccgggagttggtgatggacagggaggcctggcatgctgcgattcatggggtcgcaaagagtcggacatgactgagcgattgatctgatctgatctgatctgatattataATCTATTATAAACAAGAGATTACAGGATGAACTATGAGATTCCCTTTTAGCTCTatcacaagaaagaaagagagagaaaggggaagagggagagaggaaggaaggaagcagggaaggaaagggagggatGGACAGATGTGTATTCTGTGTTCATGCCTgcttgaagtgaagtcgcttagtcgtgtccgactctttgcgaccccatggactgtagcctaccagactcctcggttcatgggattttgcaggcaagaatactggagtgggttgccatttccttctccaggggatctttccgacccaggaatcaaacccaggtctcctgcattgtaggcagacgctttaccgtctgagctagcAGGAAAGCCCCATTATTAGGCTAATGGAAAAACTTAATCCTCTgcaaatatttcaaaaacataaAGCATATTTTCTACATGACAAGGAGCAAATGGTTCTGTGAGGAAACTACATAAGAAGTGTGATTAGTATCTGGTGATGGAATGGGTGTGATTTCCTTTTGTTGAGATTCTCTGCACAAGTGTCTTTCAACTGGCAATTATGACAGGAAACATTTTGCAAGATGTGAGTTGGGGAAATGCGCTTAAAATCACATCACTCGTCTACATTCTTTAaatattgctttgtttttaaaaaattgtaatagtGCAAAGCAAGGTGGTATTACCACCAGTATCATAACCTCTGGTGGCAGATCTGGGAAAAGGAACCATCATTCATTAAGCTCATTAAGCTCCATCCTAGTGTCACAGTTGATATGATTAACCTCATGTAAACTTCATAGCAATCCCATCTAAACGTGAAGGCCCAATCTGATAAGGATCTTGCCCATGGTTATATCAGTGTCAAAACAGTGGTCTAACTTTAAAACCCTTGTTCTTTTTCCTGCCTTCTGCAAgaattttcctattaaaaaaaaaattacaatatataAATTGTTTATAAACTTTACACACTATACAGTAACACATTATTAATACTGTTGTTTGGTTTTGTCTCTGCTTCCTTATCATTTAGGACAACGTTTACCTCCACTTCACTTTTTCCCTTGTGTTCaattagtaaagaatttgcctgctatgtgcaagacctgggttcaatccccaggttgggaagataccctggagaagggaacagctacctaatccagtattctggcctggagaattccatggaatgtatagtccatagggtcccaaagagtcagacacggctgagagaacttcactttcacttcactttcagctcAGTTCAACATGTGTTTGTTGAGAAATTTATTGTTGTCATGGATAAGCACCAGGAACACGAAAGATAAATGATTCAAAAactctgccctcaaggagagTTAGAAGTTAGGCAGATAATGaatttgaaagcattttgtaAATTGAAAAAGCACTTCATAAATGCAAGGTATTGTTATTACTACTATTAGTAACAGTagcagttattattattttaccatGTAGACCTAGATCAGATTTGATGCCTACTTTTCCCCAAAACATCTCCACTAGAAGTACAGAGCCTAACTCAATCCAATGAGTCAGTGTCAAATTGTCAGTTTCAGTCAAATGATTTAATGAACCTTGTCATTAACTTTAAAAGTAATTCCTTGCTATTAACTTCAAAGCCAGCAAGTTGGTGACCTGCCTACCtgctgcctgcctgctaagttgctctagttgtttccgactctgtgcaaccctatgggctgtagcctgccaggtttctctgtccatgggattctccaggcaagaatactggactgggttaccattcccttctccaggggatcttcctgacccagggatcaaaccgcatctcttgcatctcctgctttcacaggcgggctctttaccactagcaccacctggaaagttaGAGACTTAGCaagtatgcatgcatgtatgccaAATGCTGATTCTGTATTTCCCCCTTCTATCACTGAAATAGCAAAAAGGACCAACTTGCTAGTTGAGAAAAGgtttctccttttctcccctgTGGAAGTCTGCTAAGTGGGTTTATTATTCTCCAGCCCCTCCATCCTCTCCAATTCACTACCCTGGAAAGATTTGATAACTACACATTCTAACATatgttttatttgcatatttaaaaataaaagatgcttcaAAATGatctttattattgttattctttttaGAAGCAATATGTTTGAACCAGATAGCTTTGGAAAGCTCATTTCTAGATTTTTTGAAATATGTTTGATATCTTACAATCAATAAGCATACAAAAGAATATGAGAGAATCCAGGAAATCTAGCTACTTTCTTAGCTACAAACAAAATCTTGGCTCTCTTTTTCTTCTAGGACAATCCATTCTTTGATCTGCACTTCAAGAAAGTGTACAGTTTGGAAGCATATAGTTGTGCTTCGAAATATGCCTTTGCTCGGACTGTAAACAAGCTGAATCATGCATACCTCAAGAAGGACTTACAGATCGTGAACTTTGATTCTACTTACATTAATGATGATTCCATTTGGTCCTCCAACAACAAGGATTGCTTGGTCCTTATGAGAATATGCTTCTATGCCTTCAATTTAGTGTGCTTGTCCCTGTGTCCTCTGCCGCTCTGAATACATATACTATGTTCCTTCATCAGTGTTCTATGAAAATGGTTCCCTAAGTAAATATTGATagtcataattttgttttttccctttatcGGTGACtattatttatatgaaaataaagtGATGCTTTGTGAATTGTCGTGAAATGTGCTTTAATGCAGTCATTCAATATTTGGGACTCTTGCCTATGTGTTCTTTGGTAACTTTGGAAGGAGTTAGATGGTGTTGCCTAAAGTAGTATTCTACGAAGGGGTATCAAGAAGTATCTTGAAAGACCAAAATAAGTAGAAATGCATTCCATGTTCGTGGATAGGAAGATTtaatattgtcaagatgtcaatactacccaaagcaacctgCAGATCAgtataatccctatcaaaatttcaatgattttttttgcagaaatggaaaagTCAATCCTCAAATTCATATGGAGTTACAAGGGGCCCAACATAtccaaacaatcttgaaaaagaagtacAAAGTTAGAGGACTTACCTCTCCCAGTTTTAAAACTTGCTACAAAGGTACAGTGATCAAAGCAATATAGTACTGGCATAAGGACAGATATATAGACCAACGGAATACAattgagagttcagaaaaacTCTTACCTCCATGGTCAACTGAGTTTTGACTAGGGTATCAAGttcattcaaaggaaaaaaagacaaatctcttcaacaaatggtgctggggcaaaactggatatctacatgcaaaagaaagaaactaaactcCTATCTTACACTTTAAACAtccttaaaatggattaaagatttgacTGTAAAACATGAGagcataaaacttctagaagaaaacataggaggaaAACTTTAGaaccttggatttggcaatggatTTTATGACATCACaatgaacaacaaaagaaaacagataaattggacttcaacAGAGTTCCTTTTGCATTAAAGAACattattaagaaagtgaaaaacaaacctacagaatgaaagaaattatttacaagttatatatctgataagaatCTGATACAAAGAATTCctacaactcagtaacaaaaagacaaataacccaatttaaaaatagacaGGAAATGCGAATAGATATTTCTGCAAAGAGGTACAATaagcacaaggaaaaaaaaactcagcattattattcattagagaaatgtaaataaaaaccaaaatgagataccacttcaccaCTACTAGaatacctattaaaaaaaaatacagaaaacaagaaGTGTTGGGAAAGGTGTGGAGAAATTGAAATTCTCTTACATtgcttgtgggaatgtaaaatgctaTAGCCATGGTGGAAAACAATTTGCCTTTTCCTCAAAAAGCAAAACACATAATTACTAAACAACCCAGCAATTTTTCTCGTATtgtcctaggtatatacccagagGAATTGAAAGCAGGGATTTGAACAGATGtctgtacaccaatgttcattgcagcgttattcacagtagccaaaaggtgaaaacaacccaagtatccatcaacaaatggatggataaacaaaatgtggtatattcataccatggaatattattttgCCATACAACATGGATTAATACTGAAAATAtgtgaagtgaaataagccagtcacaaaatgacaaatattacatgattcTACTTAGATGAAATACCTAGAAGCAAAATTAGAGACAGAAATTAGATTAGAGATTGCCAGGGGTTGGGAGAAAGAAGGAATGGGATGTTACTGCTGAATAGTTACAGCGTTTCTTTTTgtgatgatgaaaaagttttggagatATATGGTGGTAAGgattacacaacattgtaaatgtagTTAATGTTGctgaattacatatttttaaatggttaaaatggctaATTTAGTGTTATAAAtatactttagtttttaaaaataacaatgtaatatgctaaaaaaaaaaagtccaattatatactttaaatgggtgagttGTATGATGTGTGAATTACACATCAATAAAACTGTTAGAAAAAAAGAGCTACTTTAAGtctactagaagaaaacatgggtgaATTTTTTTATAAACTAAGAGTAGGGAAAACTCCTAACTATCAgtcaaattcagaaaaaaaaaagaaaaaatgattaaccacataaatcaaaaccacaatgagctgtCACTTCCCACCAGTTAGGATGACtaccaaaaagacaagaaataccAAGTGTTGagaaggatgtgaagaaaaggtaaccctcatgcactgttggtgggaatgtaaattggtgcaaacattatggaagtttcttaaaaagctaaaaatataaccaacatatgatccagcaattccacttctggacatTTAAATacccagaaaatgaaaacacgatcacaaaaagatatatatacccccatgttcactgcagcattatttacaatagtcaagatatgaaaacaactatcaataaatgaatggataaaaaaaaatgtgacatacaggcgcacacacacacacacacaaagtggacTATTATTCACgtaaaaaaaagagatgaaatcttgccatttgctacaacatggatggttCTCAAGGGCATTATTCTaactgaaataaatcagacacagaaagacagataACAGATGATCTCTCttacatgcagaatcttaaaaaaggaagaaagaagatacAGATAACAGACTGATGGTTGCCAGTGGTGTAGAGTGGCTGGTAgtgggagaaatgggtgaagggggtcaaaggtaaaaagaaaaaataattacaataaagtaaataaaaatgaaaagtttataaAATAAGATCAGCTTCCTGAGTTAGGTaaagggaaggaaaacaaagggaaaaaatttaAGGTAtatatgaaagtggaagtgttagttgctgctcatttgtgtccgactcttttgagaccccattgtGTACAATTGCTTGCCTTAATTAACTTTTTCAATTATCTGGAGAGCTGTGAGGAAAGGATCTATCCCAGGCACCTCTCTTTGGCTTGTAGATAGCTGTCTTCTCCTGGTGTCTTCACATGATCGTCCCTCTTTGCAAGTAACTCcatccaaatttcctctttttatgaGGATAATAGTCATACTGGGTTAGAGCCCACATTaatgatctcattttaatttgattacCTCTATGaagagtttgggcttccctggtggctcagatggtaaagcgtctgcctgcaatgctagagacctgggtttgatccctgggttgggaagatcccctggagaagggaatggcaatccactccagtattcttgcctggaaaatcccatggaccgaggactctggtaggctacagtccatggggtcgcaaagagtcggacacgactgagcgacttcacttatgaAGAGTTTATCTCCAAGTAAGTCACTTTCTGAGATATCGGGGGTTGGAACCTCAACACATGAATTGGAGAAGGTGGCAGCAGGTGGGGGAAGTCTGGGGCACAATTCAACCCGTAACACTGAGGAGCTGACTGGAATACACCTAAATGCAGTGTGGCGTCCTGGATTGGAAACTACAACAGAAAAAGGTTATTGGTGGGAAAATTGGAGAAATCTAAATCAGATCTGTAATTTAGTTAGTGACATTATACTAAAGTACATGCCTTCAGTTTTGATAATTGGCCATGgttgtgcttatttaacttctatgcagagtacatcatgagaaacgctgggctggaagaagcacaagctggaatcaagattgctgggagaaatatcattaacctcagatatgcagatgacaccacccttatggcagaaagtgaagaggaactaaaaagcctcttgatgaaagtaaaagaggagagtgaaaaagttggcttaaagctcaacattcagaaaacgaagatcatggcatctgatcccatcacttcatgggaaatagatggggaaacagtggaaacagtgtcagactttattttggggggctccaaaatcagtgcagatggtgactgcagccatgaaattaaaagacacttacttcttggaaggaaagttatgaccaacctagatagcatattcaaaagcagagacattactttgccaacaaaggtccgtctagtcaaggctatggtttttcctgtggtcatgtatggatgtgagagttggactgtgaagaaggctgagcgcctaagaattgatggttttgaactgtggtgttggagaagactcttgagagtcccttggactgcaaggagatccaaccagtccattctaaaggagatcagccctgggatttctttggaaggaatgatgctaaagctgaaactccagtactttggccaccttatgcgaagagttgactcactggaatagactctgatgctgggagggattgggggtaggaggagaaggggacgacagaggctgagatggctggatggcatcaccgactcgatggacgtgagtctgagtgaactccaggagttggtgatggacagggaggcctggcatgctacagctcatggggtcacaaagagtcggacacgactgagcaactgaattgaactgaactgaaccattatgttatgtttcttctctctctgcctttgccttctcttttttccccctattcttttaaagtttaattcATCTTCAAGCCAAAATGTCTTTAATTCTCTAGTCTCTgtcttatattttttctttattcctcttttaCCTAAGCTACTGCAGTTTGAAATTCCTAGCACCTAGTTG comes from Bubalus kerabau isolate K-KA32 ecotype Philippines breed swamp buffalo chromosome 7, PCC_UOA_SB_1v2, whole genome shotgun sequence and encodes:
- the EXOC1L gene encoding exocyst complex component 1-like isoform X1, which translates into the protein MSSLVKEDLEKKLFKPLSQNLYEFIEIEFSVQDRYYLCVSVTKNEEVKIIMVKHYRIGLDEKYEVTKKWSLNDLQMIDGKEADTDNPFFDLHFKKVYSLEAYSCASKYAFARTVNKLNHAYLKKDLQIVNFDSTYINDDSIWSSNNKDCLVLMRICFYAFNLVCLSLCPLPL
- the EXOC1L gene encoding exocyst complex component 1-like isoform X2, which produces MVKHYRIGLDEKYEVTKKWSLNDLQMIDGKEADTDNPFFDLHFKKVYSLEAYSCASKYAFARTVNKLNHAYLKKDLQIVNFDSTYINDDSIWSSNNKDCLVLMRICFYAFNLVCLSLCPLPL